The genomic DNA TGAAACAAGTTTTTACCAGATATCTTTTCTTGCATCTGGTTTCTCGGCGTATTAACCCGGGCAGGATGGTGAGGTTATGAGTCTAAGGGTGCAACAAAAAGACAGAACTTGACCGATGAGAGCGAGGAGAATAGGTTAAGGGGCAGCACGTAAGAGTTAGCTGAATAGGGGGTACCGCCAAATTTTCATAGCGGTGTAAGCTTTTCGGAAAAATTTCGTTTCATACCAAGTTGTGGTTTAGTTTGATTATTCGCTAAGTTAAATGTAAAATATCCTTTTTCGAATGGGATGCTATAACTCAGTTAATAACATTGTAATTAACTTATCAAATTAACTACAACATTTAACTTTAAGTAAAGACTTCGAAAGTTCTCGCTTTCcaaaaaaagtgacaaatttGCGATAAAAAAGCTCGTTAAACTGAACTCAGTAAGTGTCCACGAAAGTAAGTGTCCAGTAGGTGTCCATGTAATTCAATGCCAATATCAAAGTCTGTGGACATGATTGGCTACATTATAAAATCACGCTTTCCGCGCGTGAAAACGAAAGAATACGCTAAGGGGGAGGAGAAGATAAGACTGTGGTTTGAAATATTACCTATTTATGCAAAaggtaaggaaaatttcagCATTGAATCCACATATTACCCTTACGCTTAAGACTTTCCGTCAAATctagatgaaaagaaaaggcgAGTATTTCACCTAATAGAAGCAGGGGGAAGTATCGAATGTATATCCCGAGCTTACCCTTTAATAAGTGTGCTATTGCTGTTGTACTTTCTCCTTTTTGCCTCTCTTTGTTACGTTTGTGGAACCTGCTAAATcattaaaaaactgtaaatgtTATTCTTTGACTTTCATCAATCGCTTGAACAGCATTTTTAAAACTGGCTTGACTTGAGATAATTCTTCCACAAAAACGTTAGCTAAGAACGTAAAAGCTGCGCCTATTGCAAAGACCTTAAAAGCATTTCCCGATCCTACGAAGTTGATCATCACACCTCCAAAAACTTCACCGCATCCATAGCCAAGTCCTCTGTAAAATCCACAAAGAATACCTTGATGAGTTGTGGCATTATCATTTCTCGATATTTCATTTACATATGACTGCATAGCTACCCATGCTAAGGCATTTGTTATTCCAGGCATAAACTCTAACGGAAGGATTAGCCACGGGTTTGATAAAAACGAATAACAAGAACATCGAAAAGTAAATCCTGCGGCTGCAAGGTATATAACACGGGTATGTCCCATTCGAGTAATGATTTTGTCTGATAGAAGATACAAACTTACTTCGGCGAAACAGTTTACTGCTGCAATGATGCTAAATAGCAGTTGCGTCCCCCCCAAATCTTTTAAGTGCCAGAATAAAAAGGTTTTCGTGAAGGCGTTAAGGATTCCAAAATAATATGCAGTAAATAAGAACACAATGTATTTGATATTGACGCTTTGCTTTAAATTGTTCATTAATCCTGTATCCTCGACCTTCTCATCCTCAGAGTCATATGCAAACTTAAATTTTGTGGATGTAGCGACTGCAAGAAGCATTAAAACTCCAAATGTACCAAAGCAAGGCATGTAACTGATATCAGAAGGCTTTGTAAAGGGATTTGGACAGTGATGACTCACTGATACCAAAACACCAACTAAAAATGAGGCTATTCCCCATCCAACCGATCCCCATAGGCGCTGCCGTCCATACAGGTGCACATCTGGCCTTAATGTTTGCATCGTTACTGTGTCTGCGAGCGCAAGAGACGGAGACGAGATAATGTTGCTGAACAGAATGATGATAAGTAGTATTGTAAATAGTTCCGCAGTGTTGGGTGTCTGTGGAGTTTCCATCTCTTTACTGGTATAAGTTAGAGGCCAAGGAAGGTCATCCAAAATGgaagacacaaaaacaaaattccccCAGTAACTAGAAGAGTTCCCATGCTTTGTGGCAATATAAGATGAATCGTTTCGACCCTTGATTGATCGCGATATCGTGTTTAAGGTACAGAGGCGTTCAGCTGGTGCTACTAAGGACAGCGAGAATTGAGACAAAGCAGCAACGAGCAAAGACATCAGAAGAACCAATTTCCCCATTTTAAATCGATCCACAACGGCTCCCCATAGCGGGGTACAAATAAACTCCACAAAAGGTTTCAAGCCCATTAATATACCGACTTGAGTTGGTGTAAGCTTCAATTGCTTGAAGTACAGAGCTAAATATGGCAGCAGTGAtcccaaagaagaaaaatagaagaaataaaacaatttggCCGGGATGAGTTTTCTTTTGACGCTTGGACAACAATTTCCCTCGCTTTCGGCTGAACGTGGGCTTCTCTTTTTCTCTCCATTAAGCTCAGTATTTTCACCGGAGCTCAACATTTGTTTACGTTTCCGCAAAACCGttttgtttctaaagaaaagttaaaactaTACGACGCAGTTGGTCTCACAAAACAACACCTTCTCTTTTGAAAGTCGCATGCGCTATCTGCGGTTCAGGTTCACTCCCTCAAACATCCTTCTCACAGAGTTATAGTTGTGGACTCCGTTATTCAATGTCAGTACTTCAGTAGCTTATGGTCATAATTTTATCTCCTCCACTACTAGTTATTGGCACATTACAGTTAGCTTGTCAATGAAATTTCTGGCATATTGCACGCCTGAAGTCGTTGACCACCAGCTATAACCAGCTGCCATGTCCCTCTTAGTATTTCGATTAAcacgagaaattttattttcacgcGGTTTTTGTCTTCCTGAAAACATGATCACAATCATTTCGAACAATAGAACATCATTCTTTGTCACGTCTAATTCGTTTCTATAATCTGATTATTTTCTGTATTACACAATAATCGAAAGATCAGAATACAGAGATTTAAGAGAAGTCTTTGGAGTTCAACATAAACCGTTGTGAGTAATGCACAGAGATAATAGTGATGAAAAACCACAGTGTACAGTTTGTCACAAAAGCATAACATGctgtagaaaaaataaatttcctgaaaacGTCACATTGTTTGATCATTATTATTCCTCAAaacctaaaaatatttttcaagatgATCAAGGGTTCACTTTCCCTCAATAGATGTTTTCAAGATAAGTACCGTCAAATCTTTTCACTAATATAGATAAAAAGGAATTAACATTTCATAATATCATCTTTCCTTTAAGGTTTTCTTCGTTCAGTTCATCAGCGTCTGAAACAGGAAGAAAGCAATAATACAAGTGTAACCATCACCACGGAAAGGTTCGGTCGAAGATAAAAGGTGTCTTGCACATAGTGGCGAATACCAATCCTGCGATCAACCATAGTCACGTATATCCTGTGAATTTAGAGAATAGTTATATCATCTTTCGCGTATTTAGAATTTGGTTAGCAATATTTCGTAACTATTTCATGATTCAGGGAAATAAAGTCAAGAGAATTTTCTTAAGAATCCTGGCGTAGCTTATTTTACTAGTTATGCAACTCAATTGTTTAATCACTTAAGATATTCTAAATAAGTTCTTCAACAGCTAAgttcaaaagtaaaaaaacgCCCCGCCTGCAAATGCAATACCACCTGTACTAACCCTACAGTCGTGCGGCTCTTAAAGCCGTGAAACAAACCCAGACAATGATGTCTTGAAGAAATGGCCGCTGGATTATTGGTTGCTAGCCTATGTTTAGCTTTTACCTGCTGTCGGCATAAATCTGAATGACATCTGGGCCAATAGTTTGTATGGTAGAGCAACGAGagaacaaacagaaaagttTGGCGATACGAATGCGcgaaaaaagaaggaagagaggaaaagaagaaataattccTCTTACATTCGATAAAACTGAAAGAGTGTGTACAAGCTCTACTGAATGTCTTCAAATATGATAACCATTGTTTCATCCCTACTTTTCGGAAGAGGGTTtcctaaaaaatctaaaaactgTGTTGTGTAGCTTGTGCATTTTGGCGGGCTCAGTGATGTTGGAGACAATTAAACTGGAAAATTTTCGCATGAATGTGAGATTATTAAAATCTTGTAACAGTCCGGAATGTTTCATTCCTTTTATGCCAATTCTTAGGACTCTTTCACTCATTTTGGGTGCGGCTTCCCTCGGCTCTCAACGAATGTTACCGTACTTTGCATAACTAGGTCTCTCTCCACTCTCCTTCCAGTAATGAAGATGTtccaaatcaaataaaaacatgtttaactcagttgataaatacaaaagtagaaaaaaaaatgaataaactttTTGAGAAGAACAGTCTATAGATAATGCTGAAGGTTAAGTAACGTAGCTATCTCTGCTTGAACAAAATCGTCAAAGTATGGATTCAAGTTTGTAGGGGAACAGTCTATCAAATCAAATGGTCAGAAGTTCTTGTAAAAGGGGTGTTCATTTCCCCAAActataaataaaaaagttatgatCGTTGTGCAAAAAAATGGCTTTTGTTTGATTAAATAGTACTGCTATGGATGCCAAGTTGGTTATCCACACAAATGCTGTAAGATATAAAAAAtggaataataataattgacAGTTGTCAACATGTATGATTCCTATGCAATCTTAGGTGATGTTAAAGACGATGCAAAAGTGATGACCTTAGGCATGGATTAAtcatatctttctttaaaatatgtttaagaTCTACTTTCGCTCGATGTACCAGACCTTAAAGTTGTTATCCTTGCGACTCTTCAAAAATGACCATAAGCGTATCCTTTCAAGTAGCTTATCGGGTGGCACGGTAGCATTTGTGTAAGTGCATCGTTGTCTTAATTTATGCCAAACTTTAACTAAATAATTGAAAGCCACTTCCTGAAACTCTTCACACAAACTATTACtcaaaaatattcttaaaaaatgcGTAGTCAATACTACCAGATGAATCTGGGAACACGTTTATTGCAATCACGAAAGCATTGACTAATTTTTAATCAAGAACCTGTTTGCTTATTTGAAGGGTTTCAAGGCATAAATAAGTTAGCTTAGTCGGTGCATGAAGTATATCAGTAAAAAATCCTAGACAACATGGTGCAACCCGTAGTTTAAGGATGATGTGGTTACCTCTAGTAACATAGGAGGGGGAAAATTATTTATGCCACGACAATATACCTAACTAAATATAAACACCAAACAGTTAATTCACTGAATTGGCAAATTCCTCTTCCAAGAAATGCGGGAATATATCATTGTCAGCAAACGGTATGGTATGGTATTAAACCTGTTCAGAAAAGGTACAGACCattattttcttctccttaGACGGCCTGACCGCAATTGAAATACAACTTTAAAAGCAACGATTCTCGAGGGCGATTATCTTCTCTTCATGACTTCAGTAACGCTGAAAATGCTAACCCTAAAAATCTTGCGAGATGGCTTTTTCTTTGACCTATTATACTCATGGGAAATCGGTTTCCGAGATCAGGCCGGCTATCAAGTTTTTATTAGTGAATAAATGATCATCAAATCAATCTCCTTATAAGGAGAAAGGAACAATCGAAGTACCTGCCTTGAAGCGTTAATTTTGCTTCAGGCATAAAAAATTAACTTGACTGAACTAAACTGTTTCTGTTTCCCCAGATGATGTCACCTCATTGTAGGTAACTCAACATCCCGGTTTAAGGTATCAATGAAGGTTGTCAATCTGTTTTGCCCCGCGTGCATACTGGAAAATCCCAAAACAGTTCTGCTGAGTCAATGGAAAAATGCCCGAAGGATTCAAAAATGTCCTCTGAGAGACTTTGTGTCAATGATGAAGAAGGAGATGAGAATTCAAAACATCGCTTCGATTGTAAAATTAACCGAAAGCGACTGGTGTCCAAACTATTTTACCTGTTCTACTTCTCGGCTTTTGGATCGCTGTGGCCTTATCTATCATTGTATTTTAAACAGTTGTTCCTATCACCGCGACAGCTTGGTATTCTTGTGGCAGTTCGGTCGcttgttcaatttgtttttacGCCTGTTTGGGGAGCCCTTGCGGATCGCttcaataaaagtaaatttgttttattattagGATTGTCAGCTTGGCTATTGTCAACATTTTCATTGGCAATAATACCGATAGGAGAACAACCGAAAGCCTGTTATGAGATGAACTCTTTGTCTTTGTCATTATTCCAAAATGGCTCTACTACACTGACTAACTTCACCGAGGTAATATCGCGAAATCACCAATCTAACGACGAAATTGTTCATGACCACACTCGCTCTTATGAATCTATTTTTGGAACCAGCAAATATCTTCCGTGGGCCTTAAGCTTTTTCTCAAATGACTACGAGCCTGAGAAGTCGACTAAACTCAAAGAGGACACTTTTCCGAATCTACAATATTACCCATCACCTGAGAAAATATCCGACTCCTCTCGATTGTTCATTTTCATGGTTTGTGTTATAGTAATTGGACAGATTTTTGCATCACCGACGCAGTGTTTGGCAGATACAGCCACTCTGCAGATCCTCGCCGAAGATAGCCGTGAATACGGCAAGCAGGCTTTTTGGGGATCAGTTGGTTATGGTATGACAGCTTTCATCGTTGGTACATCGATAAGTGGACGGAGAACCCCTAATCCTTGTAGCAAGGAAATGGACATTAATTATATTCcgtgtttttatgtttttggaGTTTTCATGGTGACTGCATTGATCGTAGCAAGTCGTTTTAAATTTAAGCCCGTTGATCACACACAATGCAAGGAAACAGCCATAGGAGGACTAAGAGTGCTGAAGAAATTTGATTACGCGTTTTTTCTattcattgtatttttttgtggCACAGCTTTTGGTTTTATACAGACGTTTCTATTTTGGCATCTTCGCGAGTTAGGGGCCCAACAAATACTGTTTGGACTAATTATTCTATCCAACAGTACTGCAGAAGTAGTAGTATATCTACTGTCAGAGCGACTGTTACGAAACATTGGACATTTCCGGGTGATGTACCTCGGACTCCTATGCTACGCTCTGCGATTCTTCTACTATTCTTATTGTAGCAGACCGTGGCTTTTTTTGCCTATCGAATTTATTCAAGGTGTAACCACTGCAGCTGTTTGGTCCTCATTTGTGTCTCATGTTGGTGCGGAGCCTGGCGTGGCAACAACGCTTCAGGGTCTCGTTAATGGATTTTACACCGGTCTTGGTTACGCTAGTGGCGGCCTCTTGGGAGGTGTGATGGTTCATGAATTTGGTACCAGCACTGCCTTTCTAGTCTTTGGAGAATTAAGCTTGATAGTCCTTTTCGTTTTCATCATAGTAAATAATGTTCGCCAAACAGAGAAGAGCAGTGATATAACTTTTAAAACCGTATCCAAAGCAGATGAATTTGAAGAGTAGTTACCCTTGGTTAAATCACagaataaatttgttattaCTAATAACTGGTGTTTCCATTGTTTGCACGCAGAAAATTTAATCTCCCGTGTGAATTTTCTTCGAACAACAATTCAAAcagattttcaaataaattcgATTAAGGTGTGCTATTTGGAACACATACAACGAATCGTTTTAAACACCAATAGTACCCGGCTATCATTTGTACACATGTGAAGTAGAACAAATTCGACGTAAGCGCAGGAGCTGATTCGAAATTTATATAAAACAATCGATTTGTAACACTACGTTAACTTTCACCAGAGCAGACCTGATGTAGAATACATAATATTATAGTTACTTGATATTTAACGGCCTTTATTTTATTCCATCTATGTGGAAATTGATATTTGCAAAAGGACGATCGTCTTAATCATTTTATGATCcgacatttttaaaaaatgatcacaTCGGAGATTGAAGCTCGGAAATACATCAAACAAATTTCATAACCCAGAGCAGTGACAAATTGATCCTCATGCTGATTTTCCTACGGTAATACCGCACCAgcaattgtttttagttttcaaaagaagttgtAGTggtaagaaaaggaaaatgaatggaaaagaGTTAAGTTGTATTGGGAAAGTTCTCAAATACCTTTGACGAGACCTAAACAACTAGCTTTGcctcttttattttgtaaatttgaaaatcgtTCATCCCTTTATAATTTATAGAAAAGTATATTTTCTCTTCGAAACAAGGTTTATCAATCAATTCCACTGCCGATATTGCACATAAGGAtttgaatatcagaaggctaaatAAAGGGTAGATACATTTACCAATTATAGGCAATTTGTGGTATTTTTGAATTTGCCAAGTGTACAACTGTAGACATAACCAGATATGACTTTGAAATTCTGCAAATTAGAATAATTCTTATTTAATCTATTGTCCATTTATTATACTGATGGCCTGTAAATATGACTTCTGTCCTCTGCCATTTCACTTAACGTGCGCTCTAGgtttactttctttgtttcagtGGATTTACAGCTGTTAAGGTGACAGAGTCGAACCTTGATACTCTTGCCGGTACAGTTCTGTCCGTGACCTGAAGGAAGATGAATCATGCACCTGCGTTTGGAATAAGTTAATCCTCCACCACAAGTTGTCGTACAATGTGACCACTTGGACCATTCTGACCATCGCTCACCATCCTCAGAGCTGTCTGTAGGCAGGATAAAAAACCACCATGATCATGGTCTCTCCTCGTAACACTTAATTCTGACTGCCATTTTAGTAATTTCAAAACGATTAAGGTTTAAGGTCTTTAGTACCGGAGGAACCGTGCTAAGAACCATTATGAATGTTTCCGAGAGCTACAGAATTACATGGATTGATAGATAACCGATGTTACGGATGAATCTGACTCGAGGAGAGTCAAACTGATTTCTCATCTATTTTTTCCAACTCGATAGGACCACAGGCTATCGTTTGTAGCCTCGATGGTCAGGCTATCCTATTACTCTCCATTTAAAATAACTAGCGGTTTAAAAGCTCAGCTGGACATTTTGTACGCACGGAAGCGATCAGACGAAACTGACAAACTGGTTGAATTTTTTCTACATTAGTGGTATTACCATTTACCCTTACGCAGAGCACTTTTTTATGAAACTCGAAGTATCATTCTTGGGTTGATCAAAACACGTCCATGTCGTTGCCCCTTTGCTGCACAGGAATTCGGACGGTCAAAGAGCTCACTTCACACTTGTGAACTATTTAACAGAAGCAGCTAATAGTCAGAGTAGCTTCGAGTGAGCGGATCACCAAAACACATTAAAGTCACGTTATTTTCAGAGTCACATCATTGATAATGCCACATTACCTCCGGCCTCGACCCGATTAACTTTTGATACGATTAGTTTTTTAGTAAAAGCAAGTTGGTCGGTAGAGGCTCAATATTTCCATAATATCTCGTAACAGTTAATGGTACTGTAACAATAGAACGAGAAATGGCGATCATTGTGCATAGTAAAGCAGATTGAAGTGGAGCAGCAGCTAATAGTCATTGATAaaagatgaagataaaaaaatctttggCTGCAAAGATAAAGTTAACAGTGGGTCTTAAGATTCGGTGGTCAGGTACTTGGACAGTGGGTTTGTAGAAGACCCACTGAGACCAAGTCAAGAACAAGTGCAATCTCGCTATTCTGTAGAGTTTCGAAGGAATTCTCTTTCGGATAGGTTCCTTAGTCGCACCACGTTGGTCTTTATGTTGAAAAAGTATTGCATTAACACTACATATAATGGCTTTGATCGTTATACGTTTCGAAGTAACCTAAGTGTTTTATCCGGTCCATATATGAAtggggatggggggggggggggggggagaagggagTCAATTTCAGTCGTTTTCCGGTCTTTTACTTCTGTCATTTGTGACATATATTTgtcgtgtttgtttgtttgattttgatgatCTCCAGCTTTCGTTCCAGCTGCAGCGTTCTCCGGCTTTGGCTGAGACCGCTATCTGATAATTAACTGATACATAACCGTTATCGGCAGAAGACATAATGGTCTCCTTCGCTCAATTTTAGAGCAGGGGTGAACATAAAAATCAGTTACTGGTTCAGCTATGGAGTCGCCAAGTTACATCGTTTTTATTGAAACTGTGAAGCAAAATAACAAGGGGAGCGCCCATGAGACTAGCCCGTAAGATTCTCCCGCGAACGATACTCCTTTAGTTACGCTGCATTGATAGTATTTTTACAGACTAGACGTAACCAACgcatttgtataggtaatcacatgatttcgagtttaatttgggataaatcagtTTCCACTCCATTTTAGGTTTACTCTAAAGCCAGTGCAGGTTCGAGAATGCTTGTGTTGCTAATAGATTTCTTTGAAAGTTACGACAGAGTTTACAGTTTAGTCtaataaaattattacaaaCCTCCGTTGTTATGGTTATGTTTCGTACGCTCCTCCTCTGGTTTTTTAGCGATCTTTGCATCTTGAGCTGTCAATTTCTTCACAAGCTTCGTCAGAGTCTTTGCGGCATCGGCTAGATTTGCTGCCATTTCAGCACTTTTTAGCATACTCTTGTATCTCAGTTCTTCCTTTTTAGTATCTTCTATTGTAATCTTAGTCTCGTCGGTGTCGCTGGACTGCTGATTATGGCTCTGAATTTGGGTTGCGTTATTCTTCTTAGTTGCCACACCTTCCGAA from Pocillopora verrucosa isolate sample1 chromosome 10, ASM3666991v2, whole genome shotgun sequence includes the following:
- the LOC131787100 gene encoding major facilitator superfamily domain-containing protein 6-A-like, giving the protein MEKCPKDSKMSSERLCVNDEEGDENSKHRFDCKINRKRLVSKLFYLFYFSAFGSLWPYLSLYFKQLFLSPRQLGILVAVRSLVQFVFTPVWGALADRFNKSKFVLLLGLSAWLLSTFSLAIIPIGEQPKACYEMNSLSLSLFQNGSTTLTNFTEVISRNHQSNDEIVHDHTRSYESIFGTSKYLPWALSFFSNDYEPEKSTKLKEDTFPNLQYYPSPEKISDSSRLFIFMVCVIVIGQIFASPTQCLADTATLQILAEDSREYGKQAFWGSVGYGMTAFIVGTSISGRRTPNPCSKEMDINYIPCFYVFGVFMVTALIVASRFKFKPVDHTQCKETAIGGLRVLKKFDYAFFLFIVFFCGTAFGFIQTFLFWHLRELGAQQILFGLIILSNSTAEVVVYLLSERLLRNIGHFRVMYLGLLCYALRFFYYSYCSRPWLFLPIEFIQGVTTAAVWSSFVSHVGAEPGVATTLQGLVNGFYTGLGYASGGLLGGVMVHEFGTSTAFLVFGELSLIVLFVFIIVNNVRQTEKSSDITFKTVSKADEFEE
- the LOC131787042 gene encoding major facilitator superfamily domain-containing protein 6-like, translated to MLSSGENTELNGEKKRSPRSAESEGNCCPSVKRKLIPAKLFYFFYFSSLGSLLPYLALYFKQLKLTPTQVGILMGLKPFVEFICTPLWGAVVDRFKMGKLVLLMSLLVAALSQFSLSLVAPAERLCTLNTISRSIKGRNDSSYIATKHGNSSSYWGNFVFVSSILDDLPWPLTYTSKEMETPQTPNTAELFTILLIIILFSNIISSPSLALADTVTMQTLRPDVHLYGRQRLWGSVGWGIASFLVGVLVSVSHHCPNPFTKPSDISYMPCFGTFGVLMLLAVATSTKFKFAYDSEDEKVEDTGLMNNLKQSVNIKYIVFLFTAYYFGILNAFTKTFLFWHLKDLGGTQLLFSIIAAVNCFAEVSLYLLSDKIITRMGHTRVIYLAAAGFTFRCSCYSFLSNPWLILPLEFMPGITNALAWVAMQSYVNEISRNDNATTHQGILCGFYRGLGYGCGEVFGGVMINFVGSGNAFKVFAIGAAFTFLANVFVEELSQVKPVLKMLFKRLMKVKE